AACTGGAAGATCGGGACTGATAAAAGACATTATCAGCTCTTTCATACTTTGATCTTCAGACAAGGCATCTCCCAATAGATCGGAAATACCACTTGTCTTCATGAGAAGTGAAGAAAGCTTACCTGTGTGGGGTGTAACTTTTGAAGGTTTCAAAAGTTCTGCTAGCTTAGGATCTTGCTGAATACGTTCAGAAATATCATTTATTTGGACAATACCCTCGTCGTGAAGTGCACTGACCGTAGGACCAGCGTATTTGTCCAAAGTTATAACATTAAGCTTACGCATTCTCGCAGTTCTAAACATTATCTCACACTATAAAATATTTTTAACAATAATTGAAGCAGCTTCATCTATATTTCCTCTTGCAGCGTTCTTGATGTTTTCAACATCTTTTTCTGCTTGGGAACTTATAGCTTCAGCTTCTTTCTTTGCATTTTCTTCTGCATTAAAAACAGTAGATTGAGCTTCTTCGCTAGCTTCATTCTTAGCAAGTTCAATCATTTCATTAGCTTTAACAGTAGCCTCATCAATCATAGCTTTTGCATCGACTGTTGATTGTTCTACTAAGGAATCAGCATCGCTTTCAGCTTTTTTTATTTGGGTAATAGCTTCTGATATCCCTGCCATAATAAATCACCATGGTATATTAATATCTATTTTTGTTAATATATATATTTTATTAAAATATTGTTATAATATAATATATAAGGAAAATTTTAATGAAAGTGAAAAATGAAATTTCCATATTAAATTTTAACAATCTTAAAATAAAAAATTGAAATAAATAAAAAAAAGATTTAAGAAAATAGAAGGTCTTAGAATTAATAAAAATTAAAATAAAAGTATTATAATAAAGATTTTAAAAATTATAAAAAATAGCTTTCATGAAAAAATCTTGAAATTTCATGAAAAGAAAAACAGTTAAAATTTTTAAAAAATGAATCAAATAAAAATAGAATAAAAAATGAAAAATAAATTAATTAAATAAATAAATTAATTAAAAATTTTTAAATCAATTAAAAA
This genomic window from Methanobrevibacter sp. contains:
- the ahaH gene encoding ATP synthase archaeal subunit H, whose protein sequence is MAGISEAITQIKKAESDADSLVEQSTVDAKAMIDEATVKANEMIELAKNEASEEAQSTVFNAEENAKKEAEAISSQAEKDVENIKNAARGNIDEAASIIVKNIL